TTGATAAAGTCTTGAATGGTAATATCTTTTGATAAATCGACCGCCATGCCGTAAATCATCATTGGAATACGGATAGAAACCCCGCGTAAAATAGAAATCATATTCTTACGTTGTTTCTTAGCTTCGTTTTGCTTTTCGATGGCTTCTAGCTCTTCTGGTGTCCGTTTGGCTTTTGGTTTCTTCTTGGCTCGCTCAGCTTGCTCATGCTCTTCAGTTGTCAATCCATTTTCATTGATTACAACTTTTTTAGGTGTTTTTTGACTCTGTGTCTTACCAACGATAGCATTTAGTTTGGTAAACATGCTTGCATCATCAGCGGTTAAAGTTAAAAGATTGTCATTATATAGACTGTCATCTTCGAAACCTGACCGCACTGCCTTTTCAGCATAAACTTTCTTGAGCTGTGTCAGCATTCTATCCACATCGTAGGTCTTCATTCCATTGTCTGAAGCCCCTAAGATTGGCATAAAGTTTAGAAGACGAGCCATAGCTTGCTTTTGTGCTTGCGTATTTTTCTTCCCTACACCTGAGTTAATCTGAGCACTCTCCGCCATGACAGTCAGGGCTCTATCAGGAGCAAAATCAAAGACATAACAATTTGTCTTCATTCCCAATTTCTCATGAGAAAAAGGCGTCTGAGCACGAAAGGCAGCTTGTAGGTAATTCATGGCACTATTGGTATTTGACAAAAACAAGACCGCTGTCCACTCTGGGATATTAATACCTGTAGTTAGTTTACGAACCGTCAGGGTAATCGTTTTTGTCTGCGAAGGGTCTTTACCAATAGCAGAACGAACTTTCTCTATGTCCGCATCGTTAGCAATTCCATCATCGCTACTTGCTCCTCGAACAACATTAACAATTTTATATTCTTTCCCGAAAATAGGGTGTTCTTTAAGCAAGCCCTCAAAAGCATTAGCTTCCTTAACACCTGGCATGAGCCAAAGCGTATGACGCAACTCTTCACGATAAGACTTCGTTGAAAAAGGGTAGTTCGTACGACTATCTGAATGTGTGATATTATCTAAGAATTGGCGAACCTCTTGCTTATAAACAAGTTGGCCATCCTCAGCCACACGGAAAAATTCCCTAAAGTTGAACGATTTACTCTCATCAGAAAAACGTTCCTTATGCTTCATTTCAAAAGTGTACATCGATACTTTTGGCAAAGTTTCATAAGGATTTGGCTCACTTGGACGTTCTAATTCCCACTTCTTCTTGGCCTGTTGTTCCATGACATAGTCCCAAGTATAAACTTGCTCCTCGTCAAATTGATCCAAAAGATTGAAAGGTGTCCCAGATAGTTCAAGTATCTTAGTATGTTCCTTGACGAGTTCTTTCATTACCGAATCACTAAGCTCTGTCTGGGTTCCCTCGTGCGCCTCATCAATGATAATCAAATCCCAATCCATATCTGCAAAATCTTTCAGATTGGTTTGTCCGCCATTGTACCGAAGCAATTGGATTGAAGCGAAATACACAAAAGGTTTCTCACCTCGCTTCAGATTTTCAAGCGTTTCTCCTTGATTGACTGAACCATAATCATACCCATCGGCGCTCATCTTCATTTTCTTGAAATCATCAAACCAAGAATCCGCCACAACAGGACGATGAGTCATGATGAGCACTCTTTGAAAGGCTTCATTCTTGACTAATTGCAAGGATGTCAGGGTTTTACCAAAACGCATTTTAGCATTCCAGAGCATCCTATCTTTTTTCTTAAAGACTTTTTGCGTCTGCTCGACCGCTGCCTCTTGTTCTGGACGAAGGGTGATAGCTGGTTCTTCAACAAATGATTCTTTGGCAGTAATATTTAGATAATTTCTACCTTCTTTAACAGCTTTAATAGCATCCTTAGCTGTCTCTAAATCCGTCTTGAACCACTCTGTTCCTTCCAGTTGTTCAGCCTGTTTAATCCCTGAACGCTTCAAGACATTATGCACATCATAATCATGGAACCAAGATTTTGTCGACTTTTTATAAGCAAGTTCTACCCACCCAAGTGTATAGGGCAATCCTGAAGTTTTCATATATTGATTGATACGTTTCGGTGCAACTGCTCTTAAGAAATCACTATTAGGAGACCAGTCCGTCTCAATATCATCCGAAGAAACGCTACCTTCACCAATTTTTTGTGTACCTTCAAAAGCATTGAACAACACACTTTGATTATCAACCGTCTGAATATAAATAAATTTTCTTTCAGCAGTTCGGTACATTTCTTGTGCCCTTGGTTCTAAGAATCGACCAATAGCACTTGCTTTAATATCTGGATTGATATAAGTCAACATGACCCAAGCAAGAATATCAAACACCTGTTCTAATGATTTTAAAGCATTCTCTTTGGTTGCATCTGCTGGATTTAAAATATGAGCAGAATTATTCCCTTTTCCCTTGATATCATAAAAGTGATCGACGATTGTTTTATTGGGAATAAAGTCTCTTATCTCTCTTAGTACGTCATTAAAGGTGGCACGTTCACGAATATCTAAATATTCTCTATCGGCAACCAACCTCGCTGTATTCTCAGCAACTTTTCTTACCTTAATTAGCGTGCCTTCATAGTCTCCGTGTGTATAATTTTCTTCAGCCATATTTATGGTTCTAAAAAGCTCAGCTGTATCCATATCAATTGCCAAAAATTCAAAATTTGAAATCATAGCCTAATCTCCTAGTAAATACACTTTTTGAATGTTTATTTCTTCTACAACTACCGCATTTCCAACAATATCATCCTCTAATTTAAATTCATCATCTATATCAAAAAAACTCAATTGTCCTTCCACAATAGTCCGATCATCTTCAACATCTTTACCTAAAAGCTCTGATAATGCAAAAGGAATTTTCCTTACCAAACTAGGATGACCTTTGACAAGCTGCCATTCATTAAACCAAATAGGTTCTCCTGTAACAGGATGTTGCTGAGTCAAGGTATTTCCTCTAACAATATTTTTATGGATAAGATAGTGAGCAGATTTATAAATATCACTCTTACTAGTCAGTTTGACACCAAAAGTTCGCTCATACCAATCTAAATAATACAGAAACATTCGTGAGCGTGCGACTTCTAAATTATCTTCTAGAAATTCAATACCGTAAATGGAAGAAAGAGCTATTAAAGATTTCGTCTTCCAGTTGCGTTCGTCATACTGTTCCACCACAGTGGCTAACTTTCTCTCTAAAATAGCTTGTAAAAAATTCCCATCTCCAGCAGAAGGTTCTAAAAATGTTGCGGATATATTTTCGCAAGCCTCTTTAACACCTGGCGTGTCTAGCATTTTTTGAACCATCCAAGATGGCGTAAAGACTTCACCATGCTTTTGCACACGTTGTTTTGATTTGATTAAGTTCTCTTCCAAAACCTACTCCTTGAAACCGTTTATCTTCTTTTCTTATTATACCATTTTCTAACTTTATCTCGAACTATTTCTCAAAGGGTCTGGGGATTCTCCCCAGATATTAAAAATATCAGGAAAAGTGTCAGTTCGACCGTTCCTGATGTTTTATTTATTGCGATAGTGTGTATACACTATCTGAGCTCGCAAAGACCTAAAATTATGTTTTTGTATCAATTCTAAATTCCCCGTGCCAGACACGGTAGCTGACATTGTCAGACAATCATTTTTTAGAAGGACATAAGAAAACCGCAGATAAATTCCTGCGGTTTCATTTACTTATTTAATGTTTAGTAGACTTCTTTTTCAGGTTAACTGAGAGTCCCTTTTCCAATTCATCCAATAATTGAGTTATCAACTGACCAAGTTCTATAAAATTCTGTTGTGAAATATATCCAACCTGAGTTGACAACTTGGCAATCCCATTAATTGATCTGCCAATCTGAATGAATCGCTCTGTCAGTTGCTCATACTCTGGAAAATTAATCGTCCATGATTCAATCTCTTGGTTAAATAATTTCTTTCTGGCAAAAGCGGAAAAGTTTGACTCTTTTTCATTAGCCATTAATGCTAACAATCGTTATATCTATCCGCAATCACTTGCAAAAGGGAATAATACTCTGGTTTGAGATAAGTTGTTGACTGATCTTCTGTCTCTCTAGAACAATTATCTAGCATACGCTCTATATACCTTGATGATGAAACCTGTTCTATCCTCAACAAATGGAAACAGGAAACTAGCAGAGAAAAGTGGCAATTATCAGTACAGCCTCTTTCTCTCGACAAAGAATTTATGTTGACATACTGCAACCGAGATGGTGAGATAGAACCCTTACACGCTGACTACATCAACAACATTCTCAAGCGAACCATTCGTCAACAAAATCTCAAGAAAATCAGCCCACATGGGTTTAGACACACTCACGCAACCTTGATGATTGAAATGGGAATTGACCCAGTCAATACTGCTAAACGCTTAGGCCATGCAATCAGCCAGATGACTTTAGAAACTTATAGCCATGCCACAAAAGCTGGTGAAAAACAATCCATTACAAAATTCGCAGAATACCTCGATAAAGCTAAATAACCTTAGCTTTCTTTTTCCACTAAAATTTAACCAGGTCTTAAGAGATTACCAAAAAGATTACCAAGCCCACTTTTCCATAAAAAAAAGCACTTTGCAAGAGACTTGCAAAATGCTTGTGAACGTTGATATATCGCTGATAATTAACGTTTTGAGAATTGTGAAGCTTTACGAGCTTTCTTAAGACCTGGTTTTTTACGTTCAACCATACGTGCGTCACGTGTAAGAAGTCCAGCGCGTTTCAATGAATCGCGGAAGTCTGGGTCTACTTGAAGAAGCGCACGTGCAATACCGTGACGGATCGCACCTGATTGACCACCGTATCCACCACCGTTAACGTTAACGAAAACGTCGTATGAACCTTCAGTTGAAGTCACTGCAAATGGTTGGTTGATAACAAGACGTAGGTCTGCGTGTGGGATGTATTCTTCTACATCTTTTTGATTAACTGTGATTTTACCAGTACCTGGTACCAAACGAACGCGTGCAACCGCATTTTTACGACGACCAGTACCTGCATATTGTGCTTGTGCCATGTTTATGTTGCTCCTTTCCTCTTAGATTAGATAAGTCCTGAGATATCAAGTACTTCTGGTTGTTGAGCAGCGTGTGTGTGCTCAGCACCTGTGAAGACTTTCAATTTCATACCTTGTGCGCGTCCAAGAGTGTTATGTGGAAGCATACCTTTAACTGATTTTTCGATCAAACGCACAGCGTTTTTAGAACGAAGTTCACCAGCAGAGATTTGTTTCAAACCACCTGGATACATTGAGTGAGTGTAGTAGATTTTATCAGTTGCTTTTTTACCAGTTAATTTAACTTTTTCAGCATTGATAACAATCACAAAATCACCTGTATCAGTGTGTGGTGTGAAAGTTGGTTTGTTTTTTCCGCGAAGTACGCTAGCAACTACTGCAGAAAGACGTCCAAGTGGCACATCAGTTGCGTCAACAACGTACCATTTGCGTTCAACTTGGCCTGGCTTAGCCATGAAAGTTGTTTTGTTCATGATTTCTCCTATACGAATTCGTAATATTTGTTTACAAGTGTTGGTGGGTGTTCCGTCCCACGCAAAGGTATTTGGAAGGTTCCGGGGCCTTTCAAATGGGGTAAACAATACCGTTTAATATCATATCAAAAAACACTGACTTAAGTCAAGTGTTTTTTCTTTTTATTTCAAGTTCATCGCTCTCTCTTTCCTACTGAAAATAGAGCCAGGGTCCCAGGTCCAACATGGGCTGCTATAACAGGTCCCAAAGGGAGTTGGAGAACGCGCTCCACGTCGTCTTTCTCCAATAGCTTATCCTCAATTTCTTGAGCGGCTTCTGGGTCATTGGCATGGGCAACTACAACTGTCCCCAAATCCAAATCTTGAACCGATCTGTCAATCATTTCTCGAATACCTTTTTTACGACCCCTAAGCTTGACTAAAGGAGCTAATTTTCCTGCTTCATCAATCCACAAAAGAGGCTTAATATTAACCAAGCTACCAACAATCGCAGAACTTTTAGAAAGGCGACCACCTCGCATCAAATGATAGAGATCATCCACTAGAAAGTGACTATACAGACGTGGAGCAATAGACTTCATTTCAGAAACAACTTGTTCTAAAGATAATCCTTGATCACGTTTTTCAGCTGCTAACATGACTAAAAAGCCTTCACCACCTGCCGCTGCCAAGGTATCGACAATTTCGATACGAGCTTCGGGATATTCTTCTAAAATCATATCACGCGCCATGACAGCAGATTGATAAGTCCCCGATAAAACAGATGAAAAAGCCATGTACAAGATGTCATTACCTGCTTCAACTTCTTGTTTAAAACAAGCTTCGAAAGTACCGACGTTAATCTGACTAGTTGTCGGCTTCCCGCCATCTTTCATAGCATTCAGCAAAACTTCTGAAGTTATGCGATTTTCTCCAACCGTTTCATAAGTTTTTTCATCAAGGGTAATGGTCAATCCTAAAACTGTTACGTCCTTGTTTTTAGCCCAAATATCATCAATATCCGCTGTAGAATCAGTTATAAGTTTAAAAGTCATTGCATTCTCGCTTCAAATAGTTTTATTTTCAAAGTTTTTTAGTATTATAACAAAAAAACCACTCAATGAGTGATTTCTTCAAAAATTTTCTTAACACATTACGATATATCTGCTTATAATTCGTCCAAGAGATGCTGCAATTGAGATAATTGCTGTTCATCCCATGGTCTCAACTTTGGGGTCTTCATATCAATGTTTTGCGACATCTTGTCCAAATCGGATTTTACCGTATTAACCCTCTCTTCTAACTCACGCGCCGGCACACGAAGTGCCCCTTGAGAAAAGACAGTCCATTGCTCATTAAGGTCGCTAGTTGCAACTTCCACCAGATTGATGGGGTTGTTAAGCTCAGCTGCTAACCGCTCAATATAGCTATCAGCCGTCTCATCTTCTTCCGTAAAAATAACCTCAACCCGATACTGATCATAACGCTGACGGCTACCCGGCACAAACTGCGCATCAAAGACACAAGTAATATCTAAATTTTCAAAGTTAGCGTAATTATTAAGTTTGCGCAATAGCACATTACGAGCATCGTCTAACTGATTTTTCTTAAAGAGCTGTCGTGTCTCCTGCCAAAAGGCAATCATATTATAGCCATCGACCAGGAGAATACGTTTTTTAACCATCTCTTTCTCCTTTTCTCGCTTAAATCTTGTTTCGGAAAACCTCGTACATGAGCACTGCTGCCGCCACACTAGCATTCAGACTTTGCACATGCCCATCCATGGGGATGGTGACCATTTCGTCCACTTGTTTTTTGATGTTTTGGGAAATCCCTTTACCTTCATTTCCGATAATCAAGGCAAGTTTACCACTGGTATTCCATTTGTGGGATGGGGTACCATTCATATCCGTTCCAAAAGTCCAGAAACCAGCTTCCTTAAGCTTATCGAGGGTTTGACTAAGATTGGTCACACGAGCAATCGGTACATGTTGAACCGCTCCAGTAGAGGTTTTAGAAACGACTGGCGTGACACCGACAGCCCTGTGTTTAGGAATAATAACCCCTGCCACCTTGGTCGCGTCAGCTGTTCGCAAAATGGAACCAAAGTTATGAGGATCCGTCAAGCCATCCAAAATCAAAATCAAAGGATTCTCTTCGCTTTCTGCTTTTTTGAGAATATCATCCAGCTCAGCATAAGCAAACTCTGATACCCGAAGGACAAATCCTTGATGAACCGCACCATCTGTCATCTCAGACAAGCTTTTCTTTGGTGTCCAAGAGATAGAAACCTTTTTCTCTGCTGCAAGAGCCTTGATTTTATCGACATTTTTCCCTTTGAGGTCATCTTGGATATAAAGTTTATTCCCAGTATTAGCTTCTAGGCTTTCAGTGACCGTATGGACACCGTAAACCATATCATTTTGTACTTGTTCTCTATGTTTTTCTTTCATAAAACCATTATAGCATGGATAGAAGGAAAAGAGCATTTTCCAAAAACCAAACTTTTTTATACTATTTTATCCAAAACACTTGACTACAACGTTACGTCATAGTTTATCATTGCAATAGTGAGAGGAGGAAAAGATATGAAAACCATAAAAGAAGTTAGTAAAATGGCAGGTATTAGTGTTAGAACGTTGCAATATTATGATAAAATTAGTCTCCTAAATCCAACGAGTTACTCCAGTGCTGGATATAGATTGTATAGCGATAAGGACTTAGAAAAGTTACAACACATTTTATTATTCAGAGCTTTGGAATTTCCCTTAAAAAGTATCAAGGAAATCCTCAATAATCAGCAATTTGATAAACAGAAAGCCTTGGAACAACAAATTAAGTTGTTAACCTTGAAGAAAGAGCACCTAGAAACACTAATTACCTTCGCTGAAAGTATTAAAGAAATGGAGATAAACATTATGGACTTTACAGCATTCGATACAAAAAAAATAGATGAATACACCCAAAAAGCTAAGGCATTTTGGGGTCAGACAGACGAATTCAATGAATTTACCGAGAAGCAAGAGAATCGAAGTATCAACGACACCAATATTGTCAATCAACAGTTCATGATGATTTTTGTAGAGTTTGGAAAAATCAAAACAAATAATTACGACTCAAAAGAAGCGCAAACTTTAGTCAAAAAACTACAAGACTTTATTACAAATCATTTTTATCATTGTTCAAACAACATCTTGCTCAGTCTTGGTAAAATGTATATAAATGACGGTGATTTCACGCAAAATATCGATGCGTTCGCAGGAAAAGGGACTGCGCTGTTTGTAAACAAAGCTATTGAATGTTACTGCCAATAATATTTTATAATCTGAAAAGCACCTACTAAATATAAGCAGGTGCTTTTTTAGTAGATACTCTTAAGCAAACACTTTTTTCAGAACTTCTCCGACGGTTGAGACACCGATAACTTGGATATTATTCGGGATATCAATGCCCTGGAGGGAATTTTTAGGGGCGTAGATTTTGGTGAAGCCCAACTTGGCAGCTTCATTGATACGTTGTTCGATGCGGGTTACGCGACGAATTTCACCTGTTAAGCCAATTTCGCCGATAAAGGATTCTTGTGGGTTGGTTGGTTTTTCTTTGTAACTTGAAGCAATGGCTACCGCGACAGCAAGGTCTATTGCTGGCTCATCCAGTTTTACGCCACCCGCTGACTTGAGGTAGGCATCCTGATTCTGCAGCAGCAAACCGCATCGTTTTTCAAGAACCGCCATAATCAAGCTGACCCGATTAAAGTCTAGCCCTGTGGTCGTACGTTTGGCATTTCCAAAAACAGTTGGTGTCACAAGAGCTTGAACCTCCGCCAAAATAGGACGAGAACCCTCCATGGTAACGACAATAGCTGATCCTGTCGCTCCATCTAAACGCTCTTCTAAAAAGACTTGGCTAGGATTTAAAACTTGAACCAAACCACCCGACTGCATCTCGAAAATCCCAATTTCATTGGTTGAACCAAAACGGTTTTTGACGGCACGAAGGATACGGAAGGTATGATGGCGTTCCCCTTCAAAATAAAGCACCGTATCTACCATGTGTTCCAGCATACGAGGTCCGGCTAGAGTTCCTTCCTTGGTTACATGACCAACGATAAAGGTAGCAATATTATTGGTCTTAGCTAAATTCATCAGCTCTGCAGTAACCTCTCGAACTTGAGAAACAGAACCTTGCACACTTGAAACTTCAGGGCTCATGATGGTTTGAATAGAGTCAATAATGAGAAAATCTGGCTTGATTTTTTCAATCTCCGCTCGGATATTCTGCATATTGGTCTCGGCATAAAGGTAAAACTCATTATCAATATCACCTAGACGTTCACTGCGTAGCTTTATCTGCTCTGCTGACTCTTCCCCAGAAACATAGAGCACTGTTCCACGATTGGCAAGTTGTGTTGATACTTGGAGGAGTAGCGTTGACTTCCCAATACCGGGATCACCACCGATTAAGACAAGACTGCCTGGAACAACACCCCCACCTAACACTCGGTTAAATTCGTCCATGTCCGTTTTAGTACGGGCATAGTTGATAGAATCCACATCTTTTAACTTGGTTGGACGTGTTTTTTCACCTATTAGACTGACGCGAGCATTTTTGACCTCTTGTACCTCTACTTCTTCGACAAAGGAAGACCAAGCCGAACAGTTGGGACAACGTCCTAAGTATTTTGGTGAATTATAACCGCACTCTTGACAGACAAAACTC
The sequence above is drawn from the Streptococcus pluranimalium genome and encodes:
- the rlmB gene encoding 23S rRNA (guanosine(2251)-2'-O)-methyltransferase RlmB; translation: MKEKHREQVQNDMVYGVHTVTESLEANTGNKLYIQDDLKGKNVDKIKALAAEKKVSISWTPKKSLSEMTDGAVHQGFVLRVSEFAYAELDDILKKAESEENPLILILDGLTDPHNFGSILRTADATKVAGVIIPKHRAVGVTPVVSKTSTGAVQHVPIARVTNLSQTLDKLKEAGFWTFGTDMNGTPSHKWNTSGKLALIIGNEGKGISQNIKKQVDEMVTIPMDGHVQSLNASVAAAVLMYEVFRNKI
- a CDS encoding DegV family protein encodes the protein MTFKLITDSTADIDDIWAKNKDVTVLGLTITLDEKTYETVGENRITSEVLLNAMKDGGKPTTSQINVGTFEACFKQEVEAGNDILYMAFSSVLSGTYQSAVMARDMILEEYPEARIEIVDTLAAAGGEGFLVMLAAEKRDQGLSLEQVVSEMKSIAPRLYSHFLVDDLYHLMRGGRLSKSSAIVGSLVNIKPLLWIDEAGKLAPLVKLRGRKKGIREMIDRSVQDLDLGTVVVAHANDPEAAQEIEDKLLEKDDVERVLQLPLGPVIAAHVGPGTLALFSVGKRER
- a CDS encoding DNA methyltransferase family protein gives rise to the protein MEENLIKSKQRVQKHGEVFTPSWMVQKMLDTPGVKEACENISATFLEPSAGDGNFLQAILERKLATVVEQYDERNWKTKSLIALSSIYGIEFLEDNLEVARSRMFLYYLDWYERTFGVKLTSKSDIYKSAHYLIHKNIVRGNTLTQQHPVTGEPIWFNEWQLVKGHPSLVRKIPFALSELLGKDVEDDRTIVEGQLSFFDIDDEFKLEDDIVGNAVVVEEINIQKVYLLGD
- the rpsI gene encoding 30S ribosomal protein S9, with the translated sequence MAQAQYAGTGRRKNAVARVRLVPGTGKITVNQKDVEEYIPHADLRLVINQPFAVTSTEGSYDVFVNVNGGGYGGQSGAIRHGIARALLQVDPDFRDSLKRAGLLTRDARMVERKKPGLKKARKASQFSKR
- the rplM gene encoding 50S ribosomal protein L13, giving the protein MNKTTFMAKPGQVERKWYVVDATDVPLGRLSAVVASVLRGKNKPTFTPHTDTGDFVIVINAEKVKLTGKKATDKIYYTHSMYPGGLKQISAGELRSKNAVRLIEKSVKGMLPHNTLGRAQGMKLKVFTGAEHTHAAQQPEVLDISGLI
- a CDS encoding MerR family transcriptional regulator; protein product: MKTIKEVSKMAGISVRTLQYYDKISLLNPTSYSSAGYRLYSDKDLEKLQHILLFRALEFPLKSIKEILNNQQFDKQKALEQQIKLLTLKKEHLETLITFAESIKEMEINIMDFTAFDTKKIDEYTQKAKAFWGQTDEFNEFTEKQENRSINDTNIVNQQFMMIFVEFGKIKTNNYDSKEAQTLVKKLQDFITNHFYHCSNNILLSLGKMYINDGDFTQNIDAFAGKGTALFVNKAIECYCQ
- a CDS encoding NYN domain-containing protein, which gives rise to MVKKRILLVDGYNMIAFWQETRQLFKKNQLDDARNVLLRKLNNYANFENLDITCVFDAQFVPGSRQRYDQYRVEVIFTEEDETADSYIERLAAELNNPINLVEVATSDLNEQWTVFSQGALRVPARELEERVNTVKSDLDKMSQNIDMKTPKLRPWDEQQLSQLQHLLDEL
- the radA gene encoding DNA repair protein RadA, with product MAKKKSSFVCQECGYNSPKYLGRCPNCSAWSSFVEEVEVQEVKNARVSLIGEKTRPTKLKDVDSINYARTKTDMDEFNRVLGGGVVPGSLVLIGGDPGIGKSTLLLQVSTQLANRGTVLYVSGEESAEQIKLRSERLGDIDNEFYLYAETNMQNIRAEIEKIKPDFLIIDSIQTIMSPEVSSVQGSVSQVREVTAELMNLAKTNNIATFIVGHVTKEGTLAGPRMLEHMVDTVLYFEGERHHTFRILRAVKNRFGSTNEIGIFEMQSGGLVQVLNPSQVFLEERLDGATGSAIVVTMEGSRPILAEVQALVTPTVFGNAKRTTTGLDFNRVSLIMAVLEKRCGLLLQNQDAYLKSAGGVKLDEPAIDLAVAVAIASSYKEKPTNPQESFIGEIGLTGEIRRVTRIEQRINEAAKLGFTKIYAPKNSLQGIDIPNNIQVIGVSTVGEVLKKVFA
- a CDS encoding Eco57I restriction-modification methylase domain-containing protein — protein: MISNFEFLAIDMDTAELFRTINMAEENYTHGDYEGTLIKVRKVAENTARLVADREYLDIRERATFNDVLREIRDFIPNKTIVDHFYDIKGKGNNSAHILNPADATKENALKSLEQVFDILAWVMLTYINPDIKASAIGRFLEPRAQEMYRTAERKFIYIQTVDNQSVLFNAFEGTQKIGEGSVSSDDIETDWSPNSDFLRAVAPKRINQYMKTSGLPYTLGWVELAYKKSTKSWFHDYDVHNVLKRSGIKQAEQLEGTEWFKTDLETAKDAIKAVKEGRNYLNITAKESFVEEPAITLRPEQEAAVEQTQKVFKKKDRMLWNAKMRFGKTLTSLQLVKNEAFQRVLIMTHRPVVADSWFDDFKKMKMSADGYDYGSVNQGETLENLKRGEKPFVYFASIQLLRYNGGQTNLKDFADMDWDLIIIDEAHEGTQTELSDSVMKELVKEHTKILELSGTPFNLLDQFDEEQVYTWDYVMEQQAKKKWELERPSEPNPYETLPKVSMYTFEMKHKERFSDESKSFNFREFFRVAEDGQLVYKQEVRQFLDNITHSDSRTNYPFSTKSYREELRHTLWLMPGVKEANAFEGLLKEHPIFGKEYKIVNVVRGASSDDGIANDADIEKVRSAIGKDPSQTKTITLTVRKLTTGINIPEWTAVLFLSNTNSAMNYLQAAFRAQTPFSHEKLGMKTNCYVFDFAPDRALTVMAESAQINSGVGKKNTQAQKQAMARLLNFMPILGASDNGMKTYDVDRMLTQLKKVYAEKAVRSGFEDDSLYNDNLLTLTADDASMFTKLNAIVGKTQSQKTPKKVVINENGLTTEEHEQAERAKKKPKAKRTPEELEAIEKQNEAKKQRKNMISILRGVSIRIPMMIYGMAVDLSKDITIQDFIKQVDDESWKEFMPKGFTKGMFSEISKYYDAEVFIEAGRIIRQRAKSFDDMDFIERAEHIAELFGTFKNPDKETVLTPWRVVNLQVIKSVGGLNFYDDNFESVTDGATSNLHWVENDVTSSIYQKETKILDINSKTGLYPLHSAISLYYQRVAANDDNHFEADQVYQEILANNIYAIAKTPMAKTITERTLTGYRNYKTNVTYIENLTDTLKTDLDKGKTQVEEAFRNVKFDVVIGNPPYQNEGVGEVARDEPIYHKFMDLAYEVADKAVLITPARFLFNAGQTPKVWNQKMLEDEHLKVVYFAQKSEEVFPNTDIKGGVAVTYRDVNQNFGAIETFTPIEWLNDLLHLVRNKVKKSFNEYLYGKSSYKFSSSLYNRYPELKGRVSLAEEKSIGSNIFEKLPEIFSDKKQSDNQIGIYGRINNERVTNWLDSDLIEEHPNLNKYKVFLPASNGSGAIGEVLSTPLVGTPLVGHTQTFISFGAFDTEVEAENCWKYIKTDIARAMLGTLKVTQHNQSKEVWSNVPWFDFNDYSQIDWSKSVEEIERQLYYYFNVPDNIIAELKANVRRMD